The Pseudoalteromonas carrageenovora IAM 12662 DNA window TTACCAGGAGCTATTCCAGACTTTAACCGTTATGAGTTTTCTCGCGCTATGCGAAAAGAAGACTGTAAAACACCAATTAGAGCTTATAGCCACACGGCACCATTTATGGGTGGTCCTGATTCAATCAAAAATACAAACGGTGCTGGCGATTGCGCTTTAGCCGCAGTATTACATGATTTATCAGCTAACGTTTACCATAAATTAAACGTAGCAAACTCAGCTAAGCATCAGCAACAAGCCATTACTTACTCATCTCTTGCGCAAATTAGTAAATATGCAAACCGTGCAAGCTACGAAGTATTAGTTCAGCACTCTCCACGTTTATCCCGTGGTTTACCAGAGCGCGAAGACTGTCTTGAACAAGTGTATTGGGAGCAATAACGTAGGGAGCTAAATTAGCTCCCTATTGGTATTTTAAAAAATTGAAATATCGAGCTTTTTAGATAGCAGCTCTAGTGCTGCTATCCCTGCCACTGAATTACCAAAACTATTAAGCCCCGGGGAATACACAGCCACTGTAAACTTACCTGGTAATACCGCTAATATGGTTCCTGACACCCCTGATTTACCTGGCATACCAACCCTATAACCAAAATCACCGGCCGCATCATACAATCCACTTGTAAATAAGAGTGAGTTAAGCTGTTTGTTTTGGCGACTTGATAGCACACGTTTACCAGAGCTAAAATCAATCCCTTTATTAGCCAAAAAGTTATACGCCTTAGCAAGCTCAACACAGTTAAGCTCAATTGAGCAAAAATTAAAGTACGACCAAAGCACATCATCAACGTCATTTTCGAAATTGCCAAATGACTTCATTAAATGCGCCATGGCAGCATTTCTGTGTCTAAATTCATATTCAGAGTTAGCTACTTTTTTATCAATAACAATAGTGCTATTGCCTGAGAGTAACCTAAACGTTTCAAGCATTGAGTGACGCGGGGCAGATAAACGACTGTATAACGCATCACAGGTAACAATTGCACCAGCATTAATAAATGGGTTTCGTGGGATCCCTTTTTCAAACTCTAGCTGAGTTAAAGAGTTAAATGCAGTACCAGAAGGCTCTTTACCCACTCTATGCCAAAGCTCGTCACCATAGCGCTGCAAAGCCATAGTAAGAGTCATTACTTTAGAAACCGATTGAATAGTAAAACGTTTAGAGCAATCCCCTGCACATATAGTTTCACCATTAGTGGTGTAAATGGCGATAGAAAACTGCTCAGGATCAACCTCAGCAAGCGCAGGTATATAATCAGCTACTTTCCCTTGTGATAACAAAGGACGTACTTCATGTGCTATCTCATCAAGCACCTTTTGGTAATCAGCAGTCGGCAATCTATACCTCTATATCGTCATTGGTAAAAATTGGATTTTAGCACGCGGCAAGAGGCGCACCTAGTTTTGTTGATGAATTCAAAGGTGAGATTTTTTAAATTAAAAGCAAAAAACCGTTAAATCACTGTAACGGGTTTCTCTTAATTAATTTCTGGTAATGTCTTAGTGCCCACAGCGCTCGAGAGTCACAGTGAGATACTACACTATTATTGGTCGGGCTCGTCTTAGAGCTATTCGTTTGATGTATAGGAATACAAATGCCGCGGCGTGCAGGAGCGGCCACTACTGAATTCTGCATGGGATATTGGCTATTTACTAAACCCAGATAACAAAAAACCCGTCACATCTCTGTAACGGGTTTCTCTTAATTAAATCCTGGTAATGTCCTACTTTCACATAGCAAATGCTACACTATCATCGGCGCTGTTTCGTTTCACTACTGAGTTCGGCATGGAGTCAGGTGGGTCCAAAACGCTATTGTCACCAAGAAAATTCTTTTCAATTTTCTTATTTTTATTAAGTTTAAAGTCCTTCGACTGAATTTGAAGCCTGGTAATGTCCTACTTTCACATAGCAAATGCTACACTATCATCGGCGCTGTTTCGTTTCACTACTGAGTTCGGCATGGAGTCAGGTGGGTCCAAAACGCTATTGTCACCAAGCAAATTTGGTGCAAAGGATTAATGATAAGCACGTAGTGCTACTATTTCCTTTGCGCAAGGTGCCTCTACTTTAACGCTACGCGCTAAGAGTCACCTCATAAATTTGGAAAATATCTGATAATATTTTTTAATTTTCTAAGTAATATCTACTTTAGTCATTAACTTCTGTCGCTTTACTGTCACAAAACGCGTTTGGCGTTGTATGGTTAAGCCTCACGGGTAATTAGTACAAGTTAGCTTAATGGCTCACACCACTTCCACATCTTGCCTATCAACGTTGTAGTCTTCAACGGCCCTTCAGAGACTTTAAAAGTCTAGTGAGAAATCATCTCGAGGCCTGCTTCGCGCTTAGATGCTTTCAGCGCTTATCAGTTCCGAACGTAGCTACCGGGCAATGCCATTGGCATGACAACCCGAACACCAGCGGTTCGTTCACTCCGGTCCTCTCGTACTAGGAGCAACCCCTCTCAATTCTCAAACGCCCACGGCAGATAGGGACCGAACTGTCTCACGACGTTCTAAACCCAGCTCGCGTACCACTTTAAATGGCGAACAGCCATACCCTTGGGACCGACTTCAGCCCCAGGATGTGATGAGCCGACATCGAGGTGCCAAACACCGCCGTCGATATGAACTCTTGGGCGGTATCAGCCTGTTATCCCCGGAGTACCTTTTATCCGTTGAGCGATGGCCCTTCCATTCAGAACCACCGGATCACTATGACCTACTTTCGTACCTGCTCGACGTGTCTGTCTCGCAGTTAAGCTGGCTTCTACCATTACACTAACCGTACGATGTCCGACCGTACTTAGCCAACCTTCGTGCTCCTCCGTTACTCTTTGGGAGGAGACCGCCCCAGTCAAACTACCCACCAGGCACTGTCCGTAACCCCGATTCAGGGGCCAACGTTAGAACATCAAAACTACAAGGGTGGTATTTCAAGGACGACTCCAACAAAACTAGCGTCTCATCTTCAAAGTCTCCCACCTATCCTACACATGTAGGTTCAATGTTCAGTGCCAAGCTGTAGTAAAGGTTCACGGGGTCTTTCCGTCTAGCCGCGGGTACACAGCATCTTCACTGCGATTTCAATTTCACTGAGTCTCGGGTGGAGACAGCGTGGCCATGGTTACACCATTCGTGCAGGTCGGAACTTACCCGACAAGGAATTTCGCTACCTTAGGACCGTTATAGTTACGGCCGCCGTTTACCGGGGCTTCGATCAAGAGCTTCTCCCTAAGGATAACCCCATCAATTAACCTTCCGGCACCGGGCAGGTGTCACACCGTATACGTCATCTTGCGATTTTGCACAGTGCTGTGTTTTTAATAAACAGTCCCAGCCACCTGGTCACTGCGGCTCCCGTCCGCTTAGAGAGCAAGTCTCATCACAGATAGGAGCGTACCTTCTCCCGAAGTTACGGTACGATTTTGCCTAGTTCCTTCACCCGAGTTCTCTCAAGCGCCTTAGTATTCTCTACCTGACCACCTGTGTCGGTTTGGGGTACGATTCGGTATAATCTGAAGCTTAGAGGCTTTTCCTGGAAGTATGGCATCAACAACTTCATCACCTTGGTGACTCGTCTCGTGTCTCAGGTTTAATGTTCGTCCGGATTTACCTAAACAAACGCCCTACTCACTTTCACATGGACAACCATCGCCATGCTTGCTTAGCCTTCTCCGTCCCCCCATCGCAATTATACCAAGTACGGAAATATTAATCCGTTTCCCATCGACTACGCCTTTCGGCCTCGCCTTAGGGGTCGACTTACCCTACCCTGATTAACATGGGATAGGAACCCTTGGTCTTCCGGCGTGCGGGTTTTTCACCCGCATTATCGTTACTCATGTCAGCATTCGCACTTCTGATACCTCCAGCATGCCTCCCGGCACACCTTCAACGGCTTACAGAACGCTCCCCTACCACTCAACGTAAACGTTGAATCCGCAGCTTCGGTGCATAGTTTAGCCCCGTTACATCTTCCGCGCAGACCGACTCGACCAGTGAGCTATTACGCTTTCTTTAAAGGATGGCTGCTTCTAAGCCAACCTCCTGGCTGTCTGGGCCTTTCCACATCGTTTCCCACTTAACTATGACTTTGGGACCTTAGCTGGCGGTCTGGGTTGTTTCCCTCTTCACGACGGACGTTAGCACCCGCCGTGTGTCTCCCGGATATTACTTTACGGTATTCGGAGTTTGCAAAGGGTTGGTAAGTCGGGATGACCCCCTAGCCTTAACAGTGCTCTACCCCCGTAAGTATTCGTCCGAGGCTCTACCTAAATAGATTTCGGGGAGAACCAGCTATCTCCCGGTTTGATTAGCCTTTCACTCCTAGCCACAAGTCATCCCCTAACTTTTCAACGTTAGTGGGTTCGGTCCTCCAGTTGATGTTACTCAACCTTCAACCTGCTCATGGCTAGATCACCGGGTTTCGGGTCTATACCTTGCAACTAATCGCCCAGTTAAGACTCGGTTTCCCTACGGCTACCCTATACGGTTAACCTCGCTACAAAATATAAGTCGCTGACCCATTATACAAAAGGTACGCAGTCACCTAACAAGTAGGCTCCTACTGCTTGTACGTACACGGTTTCAGGTTCTATTTCACTCCCCTCACAGGGGTTCTTTTCGCCTTTCCCTCACGGTACTGGTTCACTATCGGTCAGTTGGGAGTATTTAGCCTTAGATGATGGTCCACCTATATTCAGTCAAAGTTTCACGTGCTCCGACCTACTCGATTTCACTTAAAATGTCTTTTCATGTACGGGACTATCACCCTGTATCGTGGCACTTTCCAGAGCCTTCCATTAACACATAATAAGCTTAAGGGCTGTTCCGATTTCGCTCGCCGCTACTTTCGGAATCTCGGTTGATTTCTTTTCCTACGGGTACTTAGATGTTTCAGTTCTCCGCGTTCGCCTCGTTAACCTATGTATTCAGTTAACGATACCTGCAAGCAGGTGGGTTTCCCCATTCGGAAATCCTAGTCTCAAGCGCTTTTTACTAGCTTGACTAGGCTTATCGCAAGTTAATACGTCCTTCATCGCCTCCAACTGCCAAGGCATCCACCGTGTACGCTTAGTCACTTAACCATACAACCCAAACGGGTCTTTGTTAGTGACAGTTTAACTTCGCCAGAAGTTAATATTGAATACTAAAGTAGATACCAATCAATCAACTCAAAGAGTGATTAAATGGCACTGAATGATACTGCTATCATTCTTTTTTACTTTTGAAAACTCTTGATAAATACGAATATTTATCAGAATTTTATTATCAGCTTTTCCAAATTTTTAAAGAGCATATTAATTAGTAAACCCAAAGGGCACTACTAACTAACAATCATCTGTGTGGACACTACGAACAAATAAGTTCTAAATCGTATAAGGAGGTGATCCAGCCCCAGGTTCCCCTAGGGCTACCTTGTTACGAC harbors:
- the glsB gene encoding glutaminase B, encoding MPTADYQKVLDEIAHEVRPLLSQGKVADYIPALAEVDPEQFSIAIYTTNGETICAGDCSKRFTIQSVSKVMTLTMALQRYGDELWHRVGKEPSGTAFNSLTQLEFEKGIPRNPFINAGAIVTCDALYSRLSAPRHSMLETFRLLSGNSTIVIDKKVANSEYEFRHRNAAMAHLMKSFGNFENDVDDVLWSYFNFCSIELNCVELAKAYNFLANKGIDFSSGKRVLSSRQNKQLNSLLFTSGLYDAAGDFGYRVGMPGKSGVSGTILAVLPGKFTVAVYSPGLNSFGNSVAGIAALELLSKKLDISIF